In Eleutherodactylus coqui strain aEleCoq1 chromosome 11, aEleCoq1.hap1, whole genome shotgun sequence, a single window of DNA contains:
- the CSNK2A2 gene encoding casein kinase II subunit alpha' isoform X1 — protein MPGPQAGSRARVYADVNSLRSREYWDYEAHVPNWGNQEDYQLVRKLGRGKYSEVFEAINITNNERVVVKILKPVKKKKIKREVKILENLRGGTNIIRLLDTIKDPVSKTPALVFEHINNTDFKQLYQILTDYDIRFYMYELLKALDYCHSQGVMHRDVKPHNVMIDHQQKKLRLIDWGLAEFYHPAQEYNVRVASRYFKGPELLVDYQMYDYSLDMWSLGCMLASMIFRKEPFFHGQDNYDQLVRIAKVLGTDELYGYLKKYHIELDPHFNDILGQHSRKRWENFLHSENRHLVSAEALDMLDKLLRYDHQQRLTAREAMEHPYFYPVVKDQPAAQTDSNLLPACLSTAR, from the exons ATGCCGGGTCCGCAGGCCGGGAGCAGAGCCCGCGTGTATGCCGACGTGAACAGCCTGAGGAGCCGCGAGTACTGGGACTACGAGGCGCACGTCCCCAATTGGGG GAACCAGGAGGACTACCAGCTGGTGCGGAAGCTCGGCCGCGGCAAATACAGCGAGGTGTTCGAGGCGATAAACATCACCAATAATGAGAGGGTGGTGGTGAAAATCCTCAAG cctgtgaagaagaagaagataaAGCGAGAGGTGAAGATCCTGGAGAACCTCCGAGGGGGCACCAACATCATCCGCCTGCTGGACACCATCAAGGACCCAGTG TCCAAGACTCCGGCTCTGGTGTTCGAACACATTAATAACACAGACTTCAAG CAGCTCTACCAGATTCTAACTGACTACGATATCCGATTTTACATGTACGAACTGCTGAAG GCTCTGGATTACTGCCACAGTCAGGGCGTGATGCACCGAGACGTAAAGCCGCACAACGTCATGATTGATCACCAGCAGAAGAAG CTCCGGCTTATAGACTGGGGATTGGCGGAGTTCTACCACCCAGCGCAGGAATACAACGTGCGCGTCGCCTCTCGGTACTTCAAGGGTCCGGAGCTGTTGGTGGATTATCAG ATGTACGACTACAGCCTGGACATGTGGAGCCTTGGCTGTATGCTGGCCAGTATGATCTTCCGGAAGGAGCCGTTTTTCCATGGCCAGGACAATTATGATCAG CTGGTGCGCATTGCCAAGGTCCTGGGCACTGATGAACTGTACGGGTACCTGAAGAAATACCACATAGAGCTAGACCCGCACTTCAATGACATCTTGGGCCA ACATTCTCGGAAACGCTGGGAGAACTTCCTGCACAGTGAGAACCGCCATCTGGTGAGCGCGGAGGCTCTGGACATGCTGGACAAGTTACTGCGCTACGACCATCAACAGAGGCTGACCGCCCGCGAGGCCATGGAGCACCCCTACTTCT ATCCGGTGGTGAAGGACCAGCCGGCGGCTCAGACAGACAGTAACTTGCTCCCCGCCTGCCTCTCTACAGCGCGATGA
- the CSNK2A2 gene encoding casein kinase II subunit alpha' isoform X2 — MPGPQAGSRARVYADVNSLRSREYWDYEAHVPNWGNQEDYQLVRKLGRGKYSEVFEAINITNNERVVVKILKPVKKKKIKREVKILENLRGGTNIIRLLDTIKDPVSKTPALVFEHINNTDFKLYQILTDYDIRFYMYELLKALDYCHSQGVMHRDVKPHNVMIDHQQKKLRLIDWGLAEFYHPAQEYNVRVASRYFKGPELLVDYQMYDYSLDMWSLGCMLASMIFRKEPFFHGQDNYDQLVRIAKVLGTDELYGYLKKYHIELDPHFNDILGQHSRKRWENFLHSENRHLVSAEALDMLDKLLRYDHQQRLTAREAMEHPYFYPVVKDQPAAQTDSNLLPACLSTAR, encoded by the exons ATGCCGGGTCCGCAGGCCGGGAGCAGAGCCCGCGTGTATGCCGACGTGAACAGCCTGAGGAGCCGCGAGTACTGGGACTACGAGGCGCACGTCCCCAATTGGGG GAACCAGGAGGACTACCAGCTGGTGCGGAAGCTCGGCCGCGGCAAATACAGCGAGGTGTTCGAGGCGATAAACATCACCAATAATGAGAGGGTGGTGGTGAAAATCCTCAAG cctgtgaagaagaagaagataaAGCGAGAGGTGAAGATCCTGGAGAACCTCCGAGGGGGCACCAACATCATCCGCCTGCTGGACACCATCAAGGACCCAGTG TCCAAGACTCCGGCTCTGGTGTTCGAACACATTAATAACACAGACTTCAAG CTCTACCAGATTCTAACTGACTACGATATCCGATTTTACATGTACGAACTGCTGAAG GCTCTGGATTACTGCCACAGTCAGGGCGTGATGCACCGAGACGTAAAGCCGCACAACGTCATGATTGATCACCAGCAGAAGAAG CTCCGGCTTATAGACTGGGGATTGGCGGAGTTCTACCACCCAGCGCAGGAATACAACGTGCGCGTCGCCTCTCGGTACTTCAAGGGTCCGGAGCTGTTGGTGGATTATCAG ATGTACGACTACAGCCTGGACATGTGGAGCCTTGGCTGTATGCTGGCCAGTATGATCTTCCGGAAGGAGCCGTTTTTCCATGGCCAGGACAATTATGATCAG CTGGTGCGCATTGCCAAGGTCCTGGGCACTGATGAACTGTACGGGTACCTGAAGAAATACCACATAGAGCTAGACCCGCACTTCAATGACATCTTGGGCCA ACATTCTCGGAAACGCTGGGAGAACTTCCTGCACAGTGAGAACCGCCATCTGGTGAGCGCGGAGGCTCTGGACATGCTGGACAAGTTACTGCGCTACGACCATCAACAGAGGCTGACCGCCCGCGAGGCCATGGAGCACCCCTACTTCT ATCCGGTGGTGAAGGACCAGCCGGCGGCTCAGACAGACAGTAACTTGCTCCCCGCCTGCCTCTCTACAGCGCGATGA